A window from Ignavibacteriota bacterium encodes these proteins:
- a CDS encoding Do family serine endopeptidase, translated as MKSRNLIGKISLIVIGIVFGAILVSSADLVKFSRAENISIGSESSPVENLALSNFNTAFIEVAEKVTPSIVSINVVSSVKEDPHSNLFDFPFNFPQFKDKNKEFKREGGGSGVIISKDGYILTNNHVVENASKVTIHLFDKRELEAEIIGKDPLTDLAVVKVDADNLPAAYMGDSDKLRVGEWVMAIGNPLSYLTSTVTAGIVSATSRNIGIIKDNYGIEDFIQTDAAINPGNSGGALVDLNGAVVGINSAIATSGFSATYIGYGFAIPINIAKSVAQDLIENGEVSRGYIGVSITEVDAATAKAIGLEKPMGIMIQNVVEDGSAASEDIIAGDVILEIDGKAVDKPNQLQSYIATKRAGTEVHLTLFRDGKKINRDVVLKARNNEKEENTEVVELKKEKKKDSNKVQEVNFKELGLTVQDLNDSLLKKYKVKNGVLIKDVEQFGKASDQKLFPGLLITQIDKKNINSAEDFEDIINSKRGEAVLLKVMDENGNTRFVGLEIPNE; from the coding sequence ATGAAATCGAGAAATTTAATTGGTAAAATTTCATTGATAGTAATAGGTATTGTATTTGGAGCAATTCTTGTTTCAAGCGCAGATTTAGTAAAATTTAGCAGAGCAGAAAATATAAGTATCGGAAGTGAAAGCTCGCCGGTTGAAAATTTAGCATTATCAAATTTTAATACAGCATTTATTGAAGTTGCAGAAAAAGTTACTCCATCAATTGTAAGTATAAACGTTGTGAGTTCGGTAAAAGAAGATCCTCATAGCAATTTATTTGATTTTCCATTTAACTTCCCGCAGTTTAAGGACAAGAACAAAGAATTCAAAAGAGAAGGCGGCGGAAGCGGAGTTATAATTTCTAAAGACGGATATATTTTAACAAATAATCATGTTGTAGAAAATGCATCTAAAGTTACAATTCATCTATTTGATAAAAGGGAACTTGAAGCTGAAATAATTGGGAAAGACCCATTAACGGATTTAGCTGTTGTTAAAGTTGATGCAGATAATTTACCAGCTGCGTATATGGGCGATTCAGATAAATTAAGAGTTGGCGAATGGGTTATGGCAATTGGAAATCCTTTGAGTTATTTAACATCAACTGTTACTGCAGGAATTGTTAGTGCAACAAGCAGAAATATAGGAATTATAAAAGATAATTACGGAATTGAAGATTTTATTCAAACAGACGCAGCAATAAATCCGGGGAACAGTGGCGGAGCTTTAGTTGATTTAAACGGTGCAGTTGTTGGAATTAATTCGGCAATTGCAACAAGCGGTTTTTCCGCAACATATATTGGTTATGGTTTTGCAATTCCTATAAATATTGCAAAATCTGTAGCTCAAGATTTAATAGAAAATGGCGAAGTTAGTCGTGGTTATATTGGTGTTAGTATTACGGAAGTTGATGCTGCAACAGCAAAAGCAATTGGTTTAGAAAAACCAATGGGCATAATGATTCAAAATGTTGTTGAAGATGGATCTGCTGCATCAGAAGATATTATAGCAGGAGATGTAATTTTAGAAATTGATGGCAAAGCAGTTGATAAACCAAATCAATTACAAAGTTATATTGCTACAAAACGTGCTGGAACTGAAGTTCACTTAACTTTATTTAGAGATGGTAAAAAAATAAATAGAGATGTAGTGCTGAAGGCAAGAAACAATGAAAAGGAAGAAAACACTGAAGTTGTTGAATTAAAAAAAGAAAAGAAAAAGGATTCAAATAAAGTTCAGGAAGTGAATTTCAAAGAATTGGGTTTAACTGTACAAGATTTAAATGATTCATTACTAAAAAAATATAAAGTTAAAAACGGAGTTTTGATTAAGGATGTAGAACAATTTGGCAAAGCTTCTGATCAAAAATTATTTCCCGGTTTGTTAATTACACAAATTGATAAAAAGAACATTAATTCTGCTGAAGATTTTGAAGATATAATTAATTCAAAAAGAGGTGAAGCAGTTTTACTAAAAGTTATGGATGAAAATGGTAATACAAGATTTGTTGGATTAGAGATTCCAAATGAATAA
- the aroC gene encoding chorismate synthase → MIRILTAGESHGKSLSVIVEGFPSNIPITKEFVDNQLRRRQMGYGRGGRMKIETDQIEILSGIRFGKTLGSPISFNITNSDWKNWTEIMSHTPIKNKVEKITIPRPGHADLTGISKFNFDDIRNSIERSSARETAARVAGSTIAKRFLEEFGISVGSFIESIGNIYSKNNFAQNLFDNNLPDNFSAQFLADEADKSDVRVLDIDQEKKIINKIKIAKKNGDTLGGNIIVVATGIPVGLGSYMHFDKKLDAAIAFEFMSINAIKGVEIGSGFYSASLFGSKSHDEIILQNNNFSRKTNRAGGIEGGISTGLPIIVRAAMKPIATLMQPIETIELKEMKSVKARRERSDFVAVPACGVIGEAALAWVLAKFMLEKFGGDSLEETKLNYKNYTKNLFANIKRNFK, encoded by the coding sequence ATGATAAGAATTCTTACTGCAGGCGAATCTCATGGAAAATCTTTATCCGTAATTGTTGAAGGATTTCCATCAAACATTCCAATTACAAAAGAATTTGTTGATAATCAATTGCGTAGAAGACAAATGGGATATGGTCGCGGTGGAAGAATGAAAATTGAAACGGACCAAATCGAAATCTTATCCGGAATAAGATTTGGTAAAACTTTAGGTTCTCCAATTTCTTTTAATATCACAAACTCTGATTGGAAAAATTGGACAGAAATAATGAGTCATACTCCAATTAAAAATAAAGTTGAGAAAATTACAATTCCACGTCCGGGTCATGCAGATTTAACGGGAATAAGTAAATTTAATTTTGATGATATTAGAAATTCAATTGAAAGATCAAGTGCAAGAGAAACTGCAGCAAGAGTTGCGGGCTCCACAATTGCGAAAAGATTTTTAGAAGAATTTGGAATTTCCGTTGGAAGTTTTATAGAAAGTATTGGAAATATTTATTCCAAAAATAATTTTGCTCAAAATTTATTTGATAATAATTTACCGGATAATTTTTCCGCACAATTTTTAGCAGATGAAGCTGATAAAAGTGATGTAAGAGTTTTAGATATTGATCAAGAAAAAAAGATTATCAATAAAATTAAAATAGCGAAGAAAAACGGAGATACATTAGGCGGAAATATAATCGTTGTAGCTACCGGAATACCAGTTGGACTTGGGTCTTATATGCATTTTGATAAAAAATTAGATGCGGCAATTGCATTTGAGTTTATGTCAATTAATGCTATTAAAGGTGTAGAAATTGGTTCGGGATTTTATTCAGCAAGTTTATTCGGCTCAAAATCACACGATGAAATAATTTTACAAAATAACAATTTTTCTAGAAAAACAAATAGAGCCGGAGGAATTGAAGGCGGAATATCAACCGGTTTACCAATAATTGTAAGAGCCGCAATGAAGCCAATTGCAACATTAATGCAGCCGATTGAAACAATTGAATTAAAAGAAATGAAATCTGTTAAAGCAAGAAGAGAGCGAAGTGATTTTGTTGCTGTTCCGGCATGTGGCGTTATAGGCGAAGCTGCACTCGCTTGGGTTTTAGCTAAATTTATGTTAGAAAAATTCGGTGGTGATTCTTTGGAAGAAACTAAATTAAATTATAAAAATTACACTAAAAACTTATTCGCAAATATTAAAAGAAATTTTAAATAA
- a CDS encoding MBL fold metallo-hydrolase, whose protein sequence is MIEIQKFIFNPFQENTYVVWDKSTKESIIIDPGCNSNYEEEILIEFVEKNNLKIKYLINTHCHIDHIFGNSFIKEKYQCDFLAPELDIPLLDKLLDQANMFGVSAKKSPRPNKFISEDLKLNLGENKISFLFTPGHTAGEFSILINNNICFSGDVLFLEGIGRTDLWGGDYKTLINSIESKLFRLDDNTKVYPGHGDETTIGYEKINNPFLK, encoded by the coding sequence ATGATAGAAATTCAAAAATTTATTTTTAATCCATTTCAAGAAAATACATATGTTGTTTGGGACAAATCTACAAAAGAATCGATTATAATTGATCCAGGTTGTAATTCAAATTATGAAGAAGAAATTCTTATTGAATTTGTTGAAAAAAATAATCTTAAAATAAAATACTTAATAAATACACATTGTCACATTGATCATATTTTTGGCAATTCATTTATTAAAGAAAAATATCAATGTGATTTTTTAGCACCGGAGCTTGACATTCCTCTTTTAGATAAATTACTTGATCAAGCAAATATGTTCGGTGTTTCGGCAAAAAAATCACCTCGGCCAAATAAATTTATTTCTGAAGATTTAAAATTAAATTTAGGTGAAAATAAGATATCTTTTCTATTCACACCGGGACATACTGCTGGAGAATTTAGTATTCTTATAAACAATAATATTTGTTTCAGTGGTGATGTATTGTTTCTTGAAGGAATTGGAAGAACTGATTTGTGGGGCGGAGATTATAAAACTTTAATAAACTCGATTGAATCAAAATTATTTAGATTAGATGATAACACAAAAGTTTATCCGGGACACGGCGATGAAACTACAATTGGATATGAAAAAATTAATAATCCATTTTTAAAATAG
- a CDS encoding ABC transporter permease subunit: MSKTNIYIPKNYYVTFAFLSSLFFVYIILFEFILPINSIFPRPSILIESIPSLYKEYYFIQNFLFTVTLIYSSFIASYFLIKLFFAIIFRISNQFNKIYQILNSANYFLPIFLIFLFNIWFDNSILGEILFLLFITMGMLKSQVILNSNKVNEEYILSAQSLGLDQKEIISKIIWKNFQPQLFNVFVRNHFLIWTYSLIYEFINKTNGLGKLFYLTLKYDDFVILILTIIVLVISFVFFNYLMKLIKDKFFFWENFNE; the protein is encoded by the coding sequence ATGTCCAAGACTAATATTTATATACCAAAAAATTATTATGTAACTTTTGCTTTTTTATCGTCACTATTTTTTGTCTATATAATTTTATTTGAATTTATCCTTCCAATTAATTCAATTTTTCCGCGCCCGTCTATTTTAATTGAATCAATTCCATCTCTTTATAAGGAATATTATTTTATACAAAATTTCCTTTTTACTGTTACTTTAATTTATTCAAGTTTTATTGCTTCATATTTTTTAATAAAATTATTCTTCGCAATAATATTTAGGATTTCCAACCAGTTTAATAAAATTTATCAGATATTAAATTCTGCAAATTATTTTCTTCCAATATTTCTAATATTTCTTTTTAATATTTGGTTTGATAATTCAATTCTTGGAGAAATATTATTTTTATTATTTATCACAATGGGAATGTTGAAATCTCAAGTTATTTTAAACTCCAATAAAGTTAATGAAGAGTATATTTTATCGGCTCAAAGTCTTGGTTTAGATCAGAAAGAAATTATATCAAAAATAATTTGGAAAAATTTCCAACCTCAACTTTTCAATGTATTTGTTAGAAATCATTTTTTAATTTGGACTTATTCATTGATTTATGAATTTATAAATAAAACCAATGGATTAGGAAAACTATTTTACTTAACATTAAAATATGATGACTTTGTAATACTAATTTTAACAATAATTGTATTGGTAATTTCATTTGTGTTCTTTAATTATTTAATGAAATTAATAAAAGATAAATTTTTCTTTTGGGAAAATTTTAATGAGTGA
- a CDS encoding ABC transporter ATP-binding protein, whose protein sequence is MSENILKAENISKHYSDQVGYTIHLLENISFSINKNEFATILAPKGSGKTSLLKIISGLENPSAGKIISESKKIFFIPSKPSSFPWLNVYDNISFNTKLDRNKIDEIIKLVGLHGYDEHFLHTKSEGFRFRISIARALANEPDLLVIDEPFNNLNDKTREEIYILLRNIFNIKKISILFGTTNITEAIFLSDKIYLMKKNPGEIIEKLKVDLSKKREISLMETEQFQSSRNEIEEIFKTKLQCTLYHFSV, encoded by the coding sequence ATGAGTGAAAATATTTTGAAAGCTGAAAATATTTCTAAACATTATTCCGATCAAGTTGGATATACAATTCATCTTTTAGAAAATATTTCTTTCTCAATTAATAAAAATGAGTTTGCCACTATCTTAGCTCCAAAAGGTTCCGGTAAAACTTCATTGTTAAAAATTATTTCTGGATTAGAAAATCCTTCTGCTGGAAAAATTATTTCCGAAAGTAAAAAAATATTTTTCATTCCTTCAAAACCTTCATCTTTTCCTTGGCTAAATGTTTATGATAATATTTCTTTCAATACTAAATTGGATAGAAATAAAATTGATGAAATAATAAAATTAGTTGGATTACATGGATACGATGAACATTTTCTGCATACTAAAAGTGAAGGATTTAGATTTAGAATTTCCATTGCAAGAGCTTTAGCAAATGAACCAGATTTATTAGTTATTGATGAACCTTTCAATAATCTTAATGACAAAACTCGTGAAGAAATTTACATTTTGTTGCGAAATATTTTCAACATAAAAAAAATATCAATTTTGTTTGGAACAACCAATATTACAGAAGCTATTTTTCTTTCTGATAAAATTTATCTGATGAAAAAAAATCCTGGCGAAATTATAGAAAAATTAAAAGTTGATTTATCCAAAAAACGTGAAATATCTTTGATGGAAACTGAGCAATTTCAATCTTCCAGAAATGAAATTGAAGAAATATTTAAAACTAAACTTCAATGCACACTATATCATTTTTCGGTTTAA